ACAACAAATAAGATCATTGAGaggaaaaacatatatttacaagAAATGGTAAGATTAATGTTAAACGATTTCAACACTCCTAAACACTTCTAGGTTAAGGAAATTAACACAGCCTACTATCttcctaacaaaatttatataagacCAATCTTATGCAAAACTCCATATGAATTGTGGAATGACAGAAAACTCAACATTTCATATTTCATTGTTTTGATTGTCAATGTTTCATACTAAATACCAAAgataatttaggaaaatttgattccaataGTGATGAAGGAATTCTACTTACGTATTGTTTTGAcatattttagatatttaagCTTGagatttgtatattttaaattgacgAAATTGTTGTATTTATCAGTTTGTACAAGTATAATGATGCATCTCAGACAAATTGGAAGTCATGGTTATTTTGAAGCAAAGTACTCAACGCTAGACAAAAgcatttttgaattttatgtgAATGAATATACATGTATACACACATATAGTTTGGATATATAcattgaatttgaattattaagatTGAGTTGGAATGAATGAAGGATGATGTTTAACCAAGTTATGGATTGTACAATTTGAAAGTTGTACTAGTTAAATTGGTTTCgataaaactttgaaaataaattagatatgGGACATATGGTTGATTTTCTTACATTTTCGCTCAAGTGAAAGATTTTCACTCAAGAAAAAATAGAATAGAGATTCAGACTTTACTGTGAGTCCTGTTATAATCCAAGTGAAAGATTATTTGCCcaagaaaaaaatagaactgTATCTCAACATATGTTCTTAGCTAGGATTTTCTCAAGCAATGAAATTTTCGCTTAATTGAAccaactaaaatattttttttttctcttttttatcttatggtatttttaatgaattcaaTGGGAATGTCTTTATATGTGAAATGAATATTAATTTGTATAGTTGATTgattaatagttattttaaattagctTTGTATGATAATGATTTTTTAGAATcataaaaattgtatgaatttaggttataaaaatatgatatgatatgtgaataatttttttatttgtgaattAAGTATTGACACCAATGTTCTAACAAATATCTTTATAATTAACTAATGTTCTAAGTcacataaactaaaatattaggTGGTAAGAAGTTAAGAAAAAGTTCTTACTCACTATGACATATGTAAATGTCCAGACTTAGGTTACAATGAACTTACTAAATCCATTGTTTTTTAGGCTCATTTATAAATCTAACTATTAGTTTGAATCAAGTTTTAGTATTTGATGAGATATACTTATGTCagtatttgttttcaaattatgtttttaaaacactataaaaagaagaatatcaACCCCAATCTTTGTAAGAATTTATGCAACTATTGGGAGAgaaatatatacacacattttaTATAAGATAAGAACATATTTTGAGATAAAAATGTAATCACCACGTGctttcaaatatttcaaagatttctcaaaggTTGTGTTGTGTAAGTGAGTTATAAGTGTGTTTATGTTGTGGTAActtcttttcattttgattttctaaattgttttcaagtttgtttttgtgttgttattTGCTGGGTTTTTCAGTAGTATTTTTTTCTGGATTGGTTGTTATAGAGTTGATAAGGCTAGACATTTTATTCTATAACCGGAAAGTATATAAGATCAGAATCCTTTTAAAGTGAGTCAAGAATGGAAAAAACAAAGAATCTCTTTGATATCTAAAGTAGGATTGAGACTAATATCCTTTAGAATGTTACAATTGTTTTGTACAAACTCATTTATTATTTCTTGAGGAAATACTAATAATGGATGTAGAATCGATTCTGATATGAActagtataatatattttattaagattgaATATAGTTTATATAGGTTTaagtttttgaatattttgttatttataaggATTCTTTGTTATTTGTTAAGTTTACAATATATTGGATTCTTTTTTAGTGTTTTggataacatttttattatttattttatattgtcatattataaatataaaatcattaatgaGAAGTGTATTTATGTTAGCATGACAGAAAAGGGTAAGCTGCTAAATTGGaagcttttttttcttttgacttttccaaattttgtgaagaaaaaaattacttacaCTAATATAGAATTGGACTTTAGCGTTTCCCCATAAACGTTGGATTACAAAATAatcaacgtaaattattgaccggtagcattttcgtaaataagtggacATATAGACGTATGTTAGGAGGGCcccaacgtctataatattaaaaaCGTCGGGACCCCTTCTAATAGACGTCTTAATacctgacaggtaggtgaaaagtcatttcTTTCCGTCTTagagacgtctgatcccgccaccccgacgtctatattcGATTATAGACGTTGATGCCCCACCTAACGGACGTGTATATGTCTGACAGgtagatgaaaaattattatttttcgcTGTATAAACGTCGGATCACgccatccgacgtctaaatggcctgatgaaaagttgttttggacgtcatattagtgaggctCCGACGTCTAGGCCAGAATAGACGTCGGTTCACCTGGGGAACCGACATCTAATTTACTGTTAAATTAGACATCAAACTCACTGTTACGAGCACTTCATCGTCTTTCTTCTTGCATTTTCTCTCGGCGGCATTgcttttccaggtgcgtttttgtCTCGTTTGAACCATTCAAACGTCCTTTTATTCTgattatattagtctttggTTGATTATCTTTCATTAGAACTggttaaaatgagtttttgttgtgttttggtgtagtttttctcgtgtctttgggtagcgtagtaccGCATTCTctctttgctagtttcctcgtaagaaaagcttgcgtcttttggatgtcttatagcgtTTCAACCCAAAATCGAACttcggtccttgcctagttctattGTCACCGTTCGTTTTCATTGGCGGTTTTAATAGAACTAGGCAAAGACCCAAATTCGATTTTAAgttgaaatgccataagagatccaaaagacgcaacattttctatgacgaaactagcaaatgaagaaggtgctactacgctacccaaagacatgAGTTGcggtagacgtcggttaatgcaatGTCTGACGTCTATGGaaccctttagacgtctgacaTTGCATTGTCCGACGTTTATGAATCCCTTTAAACGTCGGGGTCATGCAGTAACCGACGTTTGAAAAGATGTCGGACCTGTTTGAGTCCAACATTTAATTAACGTCACCTACAAAAACGTCGATTCTGAAACTGACattaaaaggccaaaataacatAGTTAAATACTCTCTAGTGTTGTTATCAGTTAGcataattttaatgaataagAAGTAATTATTTTCCTAGTAAAAAGTAAgtgaattatttattatttatagacTTTCTCTTAAATgactattaatatatttatcttatcAATACCGATTCACAACagatttatgtttatttattaaaaccACGTGGCAAGACCAATTTGCCACTTCAACTTGATGCAGCACTAATAAGATAAGACCAACAACTGAATCACATCTTCTTATAATTAATGACTACTTGcatgtaaaatgattttatattatatatatcaatatatattctttcatttatattttaaaattttagtttaacttcttaaattcaaaacttcccctttcatttttaaattagtttacaGTGTGACTGAATTAGTATTTATCAGTttatcttattaatttaattaattaaacaatacacaaaattataaaaaaatgtgatattaTACCTGTTCAGCTTTTTAATACTGCTATTCGGTCAGAAATTAACAGCTAATATATAACTCTGTAAAACAATGAGATTCATGTAaaaattcagattttttttttccaatataTATTTATCCATACTTACAAACATCATATTCGTCTTTACGTGGAAATTCTTTTATCTCATAATGATCCCACTTAGtttgaacaaatttttataaatttacaacagatttatctaattttttacaatatatattttaaaatggttGGTGTTATATTTAGAACATACTTACTAGAGTttctttataagaaaaataaacaactttTCTACAATTAGAACTAATTTAtacactaaaaaatataaagaaatttctttaacataaatatacaatttcaatatattaattCTGCTTTTGATAAGATAGGGTTAACTGAGTCATATATTACTGGAAGATAAACCAAGATGAATCGAGAAAGATCCAACGTTCCACACCTTATAAACCCCTTgcatacacacacacaattTGCATAAGCGTGAAAACCacgagagaagaaaaaaaagtatatttttgttcttttcatgGCAGATCCCACCCCTCTCCTCTGCCAACCCAATCCATCATCTGACACACTAGAACAaccaccatcaccaccaccCAACAAACACCACCCATCCCTGGGATCCACCGTCGAACTCTGCATAGGCGAGTTCAACTGGTCCCAGTTCCTCCAATCAGTACTTGTCTCCGTCGCCTGGCTCTTCGACGCCCAACAGACCTTCATCACCGTCTTCACCGACGCCCAGCCCTCCTGGCACTGCACCAGCGCTGACAATGACTGCTCCGCCGCCGCCACACTCTGCGACCTCCCCAGGGAGTGGTGGGCGTGGGACGGGCCTGCGCATGCTTCCACCGTGTCAGAGTGGGGTCTGGAATGCGCGAACTCCGTAATCTCCGGGCTTCCCACTTCGAGCTTCTTCGTGGGGTGCTTGGTGGGAGGATTCGGGCTGGCCTCGCTGGCTGACTCCTCGCTCGGGCGAAAGAACGTGCTCTTTTTCTCCTGCCTCATCATGGGCATCACTTCTCTTCTCGCCACTCTCTCGCCCAACGTTTGGATCTACTCCGCGCTCAAGTTCCTCTGCGGCTTCGCTCGCGCCACCATTGGAACTTCCGCGCTCGTGCTCGCCACCGAGATCGTAGGCAAACGGCGGCGCGGCCAGACCAGTGTCATcggcttctttttctttactatAGGTAGGTCAGCACGCGCGGAGCAAGTGGTCGTAAGTCACCTTCTGTCCACgggttaaaataaaaatcagttAATATTGGATGacaatttaagaataatttttttaactacttATCAGAACTTGAAAGAGAAAAGTCAATGGAAATAAAACCActattaaatcaattatattatcaaataaaatgagtaaaattatttttatttaaattttaataaattaagtatACTGAAAGAAATGCCTGAGGTCAATTATTATCGAAAAGTCCTACAGGGTCCCAAACAAAGACCACTTTATAATGTATGTTATTGACAAAAAGGCAACATCTACATGGTTTCCTCTTTATTTGTCCACGTGAGAGTCACAGTTGTCTTacaagtattattattattattgaataatataaatagcttaatttattaatttttataatatgaaaagtaAAGTGAGAGTTTTGAGGTGTTTGTGGTGTGCATATATGTAGGGTTCTTGTCCCTACCAGTCATGGCTTACGTAAACAGGAGTTCTTCGTGGAGGAACCTTTATCTGTGGACATCGATTTCAACGATTATCTACTGCATATTGGTGAAGGTGTTCGTTACGGAATCCCCAAGATGGCTTCTAGTGCGAGGAAGGACAGAAGAAGCCGTGGCCACGCTGAAATGCATCACATCTGTCACTAAAAGCAACCTGGATTTGGCTATTAATAACATGTCCCACAAGGAAGAAACTTGGAACGTGGATTTGTTCTCAGCCCTCAGAATTCTGCTACAGAAGAAATGGTCATCTCGAAGGCTCTTCGCAATTATGGCAATGGGTATAGGCATAGGATTGGTCTATTATGGCATGCCACTAGGTCTTCAAAACCTCTCCTTCAACCTCTACTTGGGTGTCACTTTCAATGCCTTATCCGAGTTACCCTCTGCATTgattgtcttcttcttcatagaCAACTTCAACAGGAGAATTGCACTCCTTCTCTTCACCATTCTCAGTGGTGTTTTCAGCCTCTTGTCCATCGTTGAAGTCAAGCCATGGAGCAATCTCCAAATAGGGTTCGAGTTGATATCATTCTTCAGCGCATGTTCTTCGTTTAACATCTACCTCATCTACACCACCGAACTCTTCCCAACATGTGTGAGGAACTCAGCACTGTCCATGGCAAGGTTAGCAGTGGTGCTCGGTGGCGCGGTCAGTCCAATGCTGGTGAGTGCTGGAAGAGCGAACAAGTTTCTGTGTTACGGGGTTTTTGGGTTGGTGATAGGTTTCAGTGGGGTTTATGGAATATTCTTGCCAGAGACAAGGGGAAGAGCACTCTGTGATACaatggatgaagaagaaagcaaGGAGAATATTGCTTCTGGCATGTTGGCTTAAATTCTGCGGAATTCCACAAACATGGAGCACCGTCTTTGGTGGATTTGCCAATTGGCAAGTGTGAACTACTGTATTTGTTTTGTACGTCAACAATGCATGGTATTTATGTtacatatatatgtgtgtataaagTTCATTGGATAAAGAGGAAATTTGAGAATGACTTCAAGAAATTTGAACTCCTTTGTTTCCATattgtttttaagaaaatagtcaacttttaacaaaaaaaaaaaaaaaaaactcaattttaattCATGTTAAGCTATTTCGAATAGCTGGTTTTCTTAaagtaaatttcttttaaaaaagtagTTATGAATTATTGCACATTTTAGTAGtgctttaaatgaaataatagttgtgatgtaatatttatctgtatgtataaattaaaacagaacgtatatgtatgtatttatgtgtggttgtgattgtgattgtgtgtaaaattaattcaatttggGTGTTGTATTACGTTGTGATGGATATTGTGtcaaaatctattttatttttgtgcaatatttaattcatacttGAATGTATTTGGAAtaaaactacttttttttttaacttaaatgtttacttgtttgatatattaagtggtttttttagtttagtatccggttttaaaaattcataaattaggttctaaaattgtaaaaattgtatgaatgaAGTCTTATCCGATAAATTGGTAGCAACGACATTAACTCCGTACGTGACGAATGAATcagtactttttctcttttctcctttGCTGTGTTcagttttttctctcttctatatTAATAGTTcctaatttcattttttcttttccctaACAGTCAAAtccactaatttttttattatattaactttcATGTTCTTCAATTTCTCCCGTATTACTGCAGCTGATTCCTTAtctctaattaataattaattagccAAACTTTCTACCAACAAACTATACTCCCTTGTTTATTTTCTCATACGTACACTATAACACGTGAGCTGAAGTATGATGGGAGCGAGGGAAAGGTTGTTAGGAATGAAGGACACGTGGAGCTAGATCAGCAGGAGGTAGAGAGCAGGCGCAACACTAGGATTCGTAAGAAAAATTCCCTTCTAAAAGGATTCGTGCGCTAATTGGGGGCAGAGTGGAATGTGGCAAGTATCTTTCTATTATTCTCTCTCTTCTGAAATTCCTCACTGTTATTCCTTCTCTCTGACATTACATCATTTTTTGATGCAGGATGATTCTCTGATTTTACAGCAGATATTGTTTtggaattttataatttttacacTTCCTTCACAGAATTCTGGAATTTCATGTTATAGTGTGGTTGAAACAGACACATATTCATATTAATAGAGATTATTCTCCTTGTGTTTTTTTTCCTATTACAGTATTGTTACATTGGTGCTTTCATTGACTCCAATGACTGAGAACACCCGTTTAAAGGAATTACAGACACATGTTACTTCGTTGGTGAGTTGGATGGAAAAGCAAAATGATAGAGATACGATGAATCAAGAACTGATTGATAAAACAGAGCAGCGCATGAACCAGATGCAGATAGCAATTAATCATCTAATCAAACTTCAAACTTAGCACGTTGGTGATACGAACTCAAAGAATGGATCATCGTCGACAAATACCGGAACGTTTTCGGTAGCGATGCCTGTTCGGGACATATCGTTGGGTTTTCCTCACTTCGATGGTCAAACTCCAGTGTTAGAATGAATCTTTAAGGCAGAAAAGTTCTTCAATTACCACAATACTCCGGATTTGGAGAGGGTGGAGATAGTTGCGATGCACTTTGAGAAGGATGTCATTCCATGGTTCCAGATGTTGCAAAAGGAGAAGGTCTTCCAGTCTTGGAGCGATCTGAAACGTGCTTTGGAGTCACAATTTGGTCCTTCCCCGTTTGATAATCCCATGGCTGAGTTGTTCAAATTGACACAAACTGGTACAGTTTCTGATTATTATCTGAAATTCATGAGTTTAGCCAACCAATCTAACGGTTTAACTTCTGAAGttcttttaaattgttttttaagtgGATTGAATAAAGA
This Vigna angularis cultivar LongXiaoDou No.4 chromosome 4, ASM1680809v1, whole genome shotgun sequence DNA region includes the following protein-coding sequences:
- the LOC108344719 gene encoding organic cation/carnitine transporter 3, with protein sequence MADPTPLLCQPNPSSDTLEQPPSPPPNKHHPSLGSTVELCIGEFNWSQFLQSVLVSVAWLFDAQQTFITVFTDAQPSWHCTSADNDCSAAATLCDLPREWWAWDGPAHASTVSEWGLECANSVISGLPTSSFFVGCLVGGFGLASLADSSLGRKNVLFFSCLIMGITSLLATLSPNVWIYSALKFLCGFARATIGTSALVLATEIVGKRRRGQTSVIGFFFFTIGFLSLPVMAYVNRSSSWRNLYLWTSISTIIYCILVKVFVTESPRWLLVRGRTEEAVATLKCITSVTKSNLDLAINNMSHKEETWNVDLFSALRILLQKKWSSRRLFAIMAMGIGIGLVYYGMPLGLQNLSFNLYLGVTFNALSELPSALIVFFFIDNFNRRIALLLFTILSGVFSLLSIVEVKPWSNLQIGFELISFFSACSSFNIYLIYTTELFPTCVRNSALSMARLAVVLGGAVSPMLVSAGRANKFLCYGVFGLVIGFSGVYGIFLPETRGRALCDTMDEEESKENIASGMLA